In Herbaspirillum sp. WKF16, one genomic interval encodes:
- a CDS encoding TRAP transporter substrate-binding protein: MTTIRFNGTRRRIQAAIAISGLAALALHSSLAFAQQQIVIKFSHVVANDTPKGKGAERFKELAEKATKGRVKVEIYPNSTLYKDKEELEALQLGSVQMLAPSLAKFGPLGAKEFEVFDLPYIFPNTSVLKRVTEGPVGQGLFQKLESKGIKGLAYWDNGMKVMTANKPLHKVSDFRALKMRIQSSKVLDEQFRALKANPQVLAFSEVYQAMQTGVVDGSENTPSNVYTQKMHEVQSNLTVSDHGYIGYAVIVNKKFWDSLPADVRTQLEGAMKEATTYANTIAQKENDDALAAIKASGKTKVYYLTDAEKTEWRRALMPVHKSMASRVGQDLIDAIYKESEAAGVKMN; the protein is encoded by the coding sequence ATGACCACAATAAGATTCAACGGCACGAGGCGACGCATCCAGGCCGCCATCGCCATCTCCGGGCTGGCGGCGCTGGCGCTGCATTCGTCGCTGGCGTTCGCGCAGCAGCAGATCGTCATCAAGTTCAGCCACGTGGTGGCCAACGACACGCCCAAGGGCAAGGGCGCCGAGCGCTTCAAGGAACTGGCCGAGAAAGCCACCAAGGGGCGCGTGAAGGTCGAGATCTATCCCAACAGCACGCTGTACAAGGACAAGGAAGAGCTGGAAGCCCTGCAGCTGGGATCGGTGCAGATGCTGGCGCCCTCGCTGGCCAAGTTCGGCCCGCTGGGCGCCAAGGAGTTCGAGGTGTTCGACCTGCCGTATATCTTCCCCAACACATCGGTGCTCAAGCGCGTGACAGAAGGGCCGGTCGGCCAGGGCCTGTTCCAGAAACTGGAGAGCAAGGGCATCAAGGGCCTGGCCTACTGGGACAACGGCATGAAGGTGATGACGGCCAACAAGCCGCTGCACAAGGTGTCGGATTTCCGCGCGTTGAAGATGCGCATCCAGTCCTCCAAGGTGCTGGACGAGCAGTTCCGCGCGCTGAAGGCCAACCCGCAGGTGCTGGCCTTCTCCGAGGTCTACCAGGCGATGCAGACCGGCGTGGTGGACGGCAGCGAGAACACGCCTTCCAATGTCTACACGCAGAAGATGCATGAGGTGCAGTCCAACCTGACGGTGTCAGACCATGGCTACATCGGCTACGCGGTGATCGTGAACAAGAAGTTCTGGGACTCGTTGCCGGCCGACGTGCGCACGCAGCTGGAGGGGGCGATGAAGGAAGCCACCACCTACGCCAACACCATCGCCCAGAAGGAAAACGACGATGCGCTGGCCGCCATCAAGGCGAGCGGCAAGACCAAGGTGTACTACCTGACCGACGCGGAAAAGACGGAGTGGCGCCGCGCGCTCATGCCGGTGCACAAGAGCATGGCCTCGCGCGTGGGCCAGGACCTGATCGATGCGATCTACAAGGAGAGCGAAGCCGCCGGCGTGAAGATGAACTGA
- the argC gene encoding N-acetyl-gamma-glutamyl-phosphate reductase: MSNLPVIFIDGDQGTTGLQIHERLRGRTDLRLLTLPAAERKDALRRAEAINSADIAVLCLPDAAAREAVSLIENPKVRVIDASSAHRTDAGWTYGFPEMSTEQAARIAAASRVTNPGCYPTGAIALLRPLVSAGLVPPDYPAAIHAVSGYSGGGRAQVEQYEGPEAAHAAPFTVYGLALKHKHPPEIQLHAGLSQRPIFVPAYGAFRQGIVLSIALQSRLLPDGADKETLRAALARHYAGARHVTVLSAEQAAATDRLDPTIHNNSNDMTLGVFGNDDEGHLLLCAVFDNLGKGASGAAVQNLDLMLRGA, translated from the coding sequence ATGAGCAATCTTCCGGTTATCTTCATCGATGGCGACCAGGGCACCACCGGCCTGCAGATCCACGAACGCCTGCGCGGCCGCACCGACCTGCGCCTGCTGACGCTGCCGGCCGCCGAGCGCAAGGATGCGCTGCGTCGCGCCGAGGCGATCAATTCCGCCGACATCGCCGTCCTGTGCCTGCCCGACGCCGCCGCGCGCGAAGCGGTGTCGCTGATCGAGAACCCCAAGGTGCGCGTGATCGACGCCAGCTCGGCCCATCGCACCGACGCCGGCTGGACCTACGGCTTCCCCGAGATGTCGACCGAGCAGGCCGCGCGCATCGCCGCGGCCTCGCGCGTGACCAATCCCGGCTGCTACCCGACCGGCGCCATCGCGCTGCTGCGTCCGCTGGTGAGCGCCGGGCTGGTGCCGCCCGACTACCCGGCGGCAATCCACGCGGTGTCGGGCTACTCCGGCGGCGGCCGCGCCCAGGTCGAGCAATACGAAGGTCCCGAAGCGGCGCACGCCGCGCCCTTCACCGTCTACGGCCTGGCGCTCAAGCACAAGCATCCGCCGGAAATCCAGCTGCACGCCGGCCTTTCGCAGCGTCCCATCTTTGTGCCGGCGTACGGCGCATTCCGCCAGGGCATCGTGCTTTCCATCGCGCTGCAATCGCGCCTGCTGCCGGACGGTGCCGATAAGGAAACGCTGCGCGCGGCGCTGGCGCGCCACTACGCCGGCGCGCGCCACGTGACGGTCCTGTCGGCCGAGCAGGCGGCCGCCACCGACAGGCTCGACCCCACCATCCACAACAACAGCAACGACATGACGCTGGGCGTATTCGGCAACGACGACGAAGGCCACCTGCTGCTGTGCGCGGTGTTCGACAACCTCGGCAAGGGCGCCTCCGGCGCGGCGGTGCAGAACCTCGACCTGATGCTGCGCGGGGCCTGA
- a CDS encoding zinc-dependent alcohol dehydrogenase family protein, whose amino-acid sequence MKIQAAVLREMTDVHPFAQSQPLKIEELELDPPGPGEVLVKMKAAGLCHSDLSVITGVRPRPVPMALGHEASAEVVEVGSGVTDLRAGDLVVLVFVPSCGHCMPCMEGRPALCEPGAATNTLGELLSGQRRLHTRQQHVNHHMGVSAFADHAVVSRRSCVKVEADIDPVEAALFGCAVLTGVGAAVNTAEVKAGTTAAVLGLGGVGLCTMLGALASGAREVIAVDLHDSKLELARSLGATATVNARDPDAVEKVKALTKGGVDYAFEMAGSVQAMEAAYRMTRRGGMTVTAGLPAPEHKWPLQQVSLVAEERTIKGSYIGSCVPLRDIPRYIGLYQAGRLPIDRLMGERMALADINRGFDRLHTGEGLRDLIVF is encoded by the coding sequence ATGAAAATCCAGGCCGCCGTTTTGCGGGAAATGACCGATGTGCATCCGTTCGCGCAGAGCCAGCCCTTGAAGATCGAAGAACTGGAGCTGGACCCGCCCGGCCCCGGCGAAGTGCTGGTGAAGATGAAAGCCGCCGGCCTGTGCCATTCGGACCTGTCGGTGATCACCGGCGTGCGTCCGCGCCCGGTGCCCATGGCGCTGGGGCATGAGGCCTCGGCCGAGGTGGTCGAGGTGGGCAGCGGCGTCACCGACCTGCGCGCCGGCGACCTGGTGGTGCTGGTGTTCGTGCCCAGCTGCGGCCATTGCATGCCGTGCATGGAAGGCCGTCCGGCGCTGTGCGAGCCGGGCGCGGCGACCAATACCCTGGGCGAGCTGCTGTCGGGCCAACGCCGCTTGCATACCCGGCAGCAGCATGTGAACCACCACATGGGCGTGTCGGCCTTCGCCGACCACGCCGTGGTGTCGCGCCGCTCCTGCGTGAAGGTCGAGGCCGACATCGACCCGGTGGAGGCCGCGCTGTTCGGCTGCGCGGTGCTGACCGGCGTGGGCGCGGCGGTCAACACGGCCGAGGTCAAGGCGGGCACCACGGCGGCCGTGCTCGGCCTGGGCGGCGTCGGCCTGTGCACGATGCTGGGCGCGCTGGCCTCCGGCGCGCGCGAGGTGATCGCAGTCGACCTGCACGACAGCAAGCTGGAACTGGCGCGCTCGCTGGGCGCCACCGCCACGGTCAACGCGCGCGATCCGGACGCGGTGGAGAAGGTCAAGGCGCTCACCAAGGGCGGGGTCGACTACGCCTTCGAGATGGCCGGCTCGGTGCAGGCCATGGAAGCCGCCTACCGCATGACGCGTCGCGGCGGCATGACGGTTACCGCCGGGCTGCCGGCGCCGGAGCACAAATGGCCGCTGCAGCAGGTCAGCCTGGTGGCCGAGGAACGCACGATCAAGGGCAGCTACATCGGTTCCTGCGTGCCGCTGCGCGACATCCCGCGCTACATCGGCCTGTACCAGGCCGGCCGCCTGCCGATCGACCGGCTGATGGGCGAGCGCATGGCGCTGGCCGACATCAACCGCGGCTTCGACCGCCTGCATACCGGGGAAGGACTGCGCGACCTGATTGTCTTTTAA
- the dhaL gene encoding dihydroxyacetone kinase subunit DhaL translates to MKKLINDVAQVVPDMLAGLAALHPRLALLQGKNIVLRADAREAAARGEVALISGGGAGHEPAHGGYVGHGMLSGAVAGEVFTSPSTDAVLDAIRAVGGSAGVLLIVKNYTGDRLNFGLAAEIARAEGIPVEMVVVADDVALSANGDHAGRRGLAGTVLVHKIAGAAAAGGASLAQVAQAARDAAAALGTMGVALTPCTVPAAGKPGFTLGEGEIEWGLGIHGEAGVERGRLVPAGDAVARLLRQIIGDLKLQAGARVALLVNNLGGTPASELDIVAGAALAFLARQGIVVERAWAGTFLSALEMAGISLTLLRVDDARLALLDAATQAPAWPASGGRIAAARAVPPAPSAPAIDHGARLSAEAPLRRAIDAVCACLQASEALLTDMDQKVGDGDLGISMARAAQGIREDIDRWPSEQDPAAVLRAMSATVRRVVGGTSGPLYAILLMRGAAALEQRGRGDAAAWSAAFAEAVKGVMELGGAKAGDRTMIDALLPAADALQAALSTHQDSAAALAAAAAAAEQGAAATASMTPRRGRSSYIGQRAIGHADPGAHAVALWLAALRDALKS, encoded by the coding sequence ATGAAAAAACTCATCAACGACGTCGCGCAGGTCGTGCCCGACATGCTGGCCGGCCTGGCCGCCCTGCACCCCCGACTGGCCCTGCTGCAAGGCAAGAACATCGTGCTCCGGGCCGACGCCCGCGAGGCCGCCGCGCGCGGCGAGGTGGCGCTGATCTCGGGCGGCGGCGCCGGCCATGAACCGGCGCACGGCGGCTATGTGGGGCACGGCATGCTCAGCGGCGCGGTGGCCGGCGAAGTGTTCACCTCGCCCTCTACCGACGCCGTGCTGGATGCGATCCGCGCCGTCGGCGGCAGCGCCGGCGTGCTGCTGATCGTGAAGAACTACACCGGCGACCGCCTCAACTTCGGCCTGGCGGCGGAAATCGCGCGCGCAGAAGGCATCCCGGTGGAGATGGTGGTGGTGGCCGACGATGTCGCGCTGTCGGCCAACGGCGACCATGCGGGACGGCGCGGCCTGGCCGGCACCGTGCTGGTGCACAAGATCGCCGGCGCGGCTGCGGCCGGCGGCGCTTCGCTGGCGCAAGTGGCGCAGGCCGCGCGCGATGCCGCCGCCGCGCTGGGCACCATGGGCGTGGCGCTCACGCCGTGCACCGTCCCGGCCGCCGGCAAGCCCGGCTTCACGCTGGGCGAAGGCGAGATCGAATGGGGCCTGGGCATCCACGGCGAAGCCGGCGTCGAACGCGGCCGACTGGTGCCGGCCGGCGACGCCGTCGCGCGGCTGCTGCGCCAGATCATCGGCGACCTGAAACTGCAGGCCGGCGCGCGCGTGGCCCTGCTGGTCAACAATCTCGGCGGCACGCCGGCCAGCGAACTGGACATCGTCGCCGGCGCCGCGCTCGCCTTCCTGGCGCGGCAAGGCATCGTGGTGGAACGCGCCTGGGCCGGCACTTTCCTGTCGGCGCTGGAGATGGCAGGCATCTCGCTCACGCTGCTGCGCGTGGACGACGCGCGCCTGGCCCTGCTCGACGCCGCCACCCAGGCGCCGGCCTGGCCGGCTTCCGGCGGCCGCATCGCCGCCGCCCGCGCGGTGCCGCCGGCGCCATCCGCGCCCGCCATCGATCATGGCGCCCGGCTCTCGGCCGAGGCGCCCCTGCGGCGGGCAATCGACGCGGTATGCGCCTGCCTGCAAGCATCCGAAGCGCTGCTCACCGACATGGACCAGAAGGTCGGCGACGGCGATCTCGGCATCAGCATGGCGCGCGCGGCGCAAGGCATCCGCGAAGACATCGACCGCTGGCCCTCGGAACAGGATCCGGCGGCGGTGCTGCGCGCCATGTCGGCCACGGTGCGGCGCGTGGTGGGCGGCACCTCAGGCCCGCTCTACGCGATCCTGCTCATGCGCGGCGCCGCAGCGCTCGAACAACGCGGCCGCGGCGATGCGGCCGCCTGGTCGGCCGCCTTCGCCGAGGCGGTCAAGGGCGTGATGGAGCTGGGCGGCGCCAAGGCCGGCGACCGCACCATGATCGATGCCTTGCTGCCGGCGGCCGATGCGCTGCAAGCGGCGTTATCGACGCATCAAGACAGCGCGGCCGCGCTCGCCGCCGCCGCCGCGGCAGCCGAACAAGGGGCGGCGGCCACCGCGTCGATGACGCCGCGCCGCGGCCGCTCCAGTTACATCGGCCAGCGCGCGATCGGCCACGCCGATCCCGGCGCGCATGCGGTGGCCTTGTGGCTGGCGGCGTTGCGCGATGCGCTCAAGTCTTAG
- a CDS encoding ABC transporter ATP-binding protein, with product MLKIEKISARIAGITVLRKIDTEFPAGSLLAVVGRNGAGKTTLLRAVMGLMPLQEGRISFDGRDLAQVPAHGRAGLGIGYAPEDRVMFPTFTVEENLRLPCDVLRLSRAEIDRRLEKAVAVVPQLKEMLPRSGAALSGGQGKIAALGRALMAGTRLVLLDEPFQGLAPVLASQYAESLRRLHELDSEVCVVVTESNRSLLRDLPDGTLTLERGELTAAQAHA from the coding sequence ATGCTGAAGATCGAGAAGATCAGCGCGCGCATCGCCGGCATCACGGTGCTGCGCAAGATCGACACCGAGTTCCCGGCCGGCAGCCTGCTGGCCGTGGTGGGGCGCAACGGCGCCGGCAAGACCACGCTGCTGCGCGCCGTGATGGGCTTGATGCCGCTGCAGGAAGGCCGCATCAGTTTCGACGGCCGCGACCTTGCGCAAGTCCCCGCGCATGGTCGCGCCGGGCTGGGCATCGGCTACGCGCCGGAAGACCGGGTGATGTTTCCCACCTTTACTGTGGAAGAGAACCTGCGCCTGCCGTGCGACGTGCTGCGCCTGTCGCGCGCCGAGATCGACCGCCGCCTGGAGAAGGCGGTGGCGGTGGTGCCGCAATTGAAGGAGATGCTGCCGCGTTCCGGCGCGGCGCTGTCCGGCGGCCAGGGCAAGATCGCCGCGCTGGGCCGGGCGCTTATGGCCGGCACCCGTCTGGTACTGCTGGACGAGCCGTTCCAGGGGTTGGCGCCGGTGCTGGCCTCGCAATATGCCGAATCGCTGCGCCGCCTGCATGAACTCGACAGCGAGGTCTGCGTGGTGGTGACCGAATCCAACCGCAGCCTCCTGCGCGACTTGCCCGACGGCACGCTCACGCTGGAACGCGGCGAGCTGACGGCGGCGCAGGCGCACGCATGA
- a CDS encoding GNAT family N-acetyltransferase, with the protein MTEQAKPAFNEWKQPVGAPLPGWEERPRPQGVALEGRYCRLEPVDAARHGADLFAAYAQAPDGSDWTYMMSGPFADLAAYLAYAETLQRSADPLHYAVVDLASGRAVGTMALMRIEPRHGAIEVGHIALSRQLKRTRVATEAQFLLMRHVFAQLGYRRYEWKCDSLNAPSRQAAQRLGFSFEGIFRQAVVYRGRSRDTAWFSIIDGEWPVLQGAFERWLDPANFDSEGRQRQSLLAFRLALATAATSAA; encoded by the coding sequence ATGACAGAACAAGCCAAACCCGCCTTCAATGAATGGAAGCAACCGGTCGGCGCCCCGCTGCCGGGCTGGGAAGAGCGCCCACGCCCGCAAGGCGTCGCGCTGGAAGGCCGCTATTGCCGGCTGGAGCCGGTGGACGCCGCGCGCCATGGCGCCGACCTGTTCGCCGCCTACGCCCAGGCGCCCGACGGCAGCGACTGGACCTACATGATGAGCGGCCCCTTCGCCGACCTGGCCGCTTACCTGGCCTATGCCGAAACGCTGCAACGCAGCGCCGACCCATTGCACTACGCCGTCGTCGACCTCGCCAGCGGCCGCGCCGTGGGCACCATGGCGCTGATGCGCATCGAACCGCGCCATGGCGCAATCGAGGTCGGCCACATTGCGCTGTCGCGCCAGCTCAAGCGCACCCGGGTCGCCACCGAGGCGCAGTTCCTGCTGATGCGCCATGTCTTCGCGCAGCTGGGCTATCGCCGCTACGAATGGAAATGCGACAGCCTCAACGCGCCGTCGCGCCAGGCGGCGCAGCGCCTGGGTTTCAGTTTCGAGGGAATCTTCCGCCAGGCCGTCGTGTATCGCGGGCGCAGCCGCGACACCGCGTGGTTCTCCATCATCGACGGCGAATGGCCGGTGCTGCAGGGTGCGTTCGAGCGCTGGCTCGATCCCGCCAACTTCGACAGCGAGGGCCGGCAACGCCAGAGCCTGCTGGCCTTCCGGCTGGCGCTGGCCACCGCCGCTACTTCAGCTGCTTGA
- a CDS encoding LysR substrate-binding domain-containing protein, translating into MRELNLDRLRTLVAIVDQGSFAAAARALHLAPPTVSLHISELESRIGAALLLRQRGQVRPSGVGETLVARARQLLADAEQALEEVRRQVQGLAGRVRLGASTGAIAYLLPQALEAVGQAHPGIDVQVMVLTSEETLARLSGGTLDIGLVALPQAAVDGLEVKPWRRDPVMAFVPAGWEAPRVVTPQWLAAQPLILNAPNTRLSRLTTEWFAAAGEHPAPRIQLNFNDAVKSLVAAGYGATLLPHEASEQPAAQPADSRIAMRPLRPKLWRPLGIACRAGQPEPATRHVLDALWRLKQLK; encoded by the coding sequence ATGCGCGAACTCAATCTCGACCGCCTGCGCACCCTGGTCGCCATCGTCGACCAGGGATCCTTCGCCGCTGCGGCGCGCGCCTTGCACCTGGCGCCGCCCACCGTGAGCCTGCACATCAGCGAACTGGAAAGCCGTATCGGCGCCGCATTGCTGCTGCGCCAGCGCGGCCAGGTGCGGCCGTCCGGCGTGGGGGAGACGCTGGTGGCGCGGGCGCGCCAGTTGCTGGCCGACGCCGAGCAGGCGCTGGAAGAGGTCAGGCGGCAGGTGCAGGGGCTGGCCGGACGGGTGCGCCTGGGCGCCTCGACCGGCGCCATCGCCTACCTGTTGCCGCAAGCGTTGGAGGCGGTGGGGCAGGCGCATCCCGGCATCGACGTGCAGGTGATGGTGCTGACGTCGGAGGAAACCCTGGCGCGCCTGTCCGGCGGCACGCTGGACATCGGTCTGGTGGCCTTGCCGCAGGCCGCGGTGGATGGCCTGGAGGTCAAGCCGTGGCGGCGCGATCCGGTGATGGCCTTCGTGCCGGCCGGCTGGGAGGCGCCGCGGGTGGTGACGCCGCAATGGCTGGCGGCGCAGCCGCTGATTTTGAACGCGCCCAACACGCGCCTGTCGCGCCTGACCACGGAGTGGTTCGCCGCCGCCGGCGAGCATCCGGCGCCGCGCATCCAGCTCAATTTCAACGATGCGGTGAAGAGCCTTGTCGCGGCCGGTTACGGCGCCACGCTGCTGCCGCACGAGGCCAGCGAACAGCCTGCCGCGCAGCCCGCAGACAGTCGCATCGCGATGCGGCCCTTGCGGCCGAAACTGTGGCGTCCGCTGGGCATCGCCTGCCGCGCCGGCCAGCCGGAGCCGGCCACGCGGCATGTGCTCGATGCGTTGTGGCGGCTCAAGCAGCTGAAGTAG
- a CDS encoding aldehyde dehydrogenase family protein, with protein MTSPKTLLIDGRWHAARDGQAIDVIDPSDAKAFTRISRGGKADIDLAVAAARRALSGDWGRLTATERGRLLVRLGELILANAEEIAQLEARDTGKPITVARNDVKVVVRYFEFYGSAADKIHGETIPYLEGYNVSLVRVPHGVTAHIIPWNYPAQMFGRSLAPALAMGNATVMKPSEDACLSGIKLGELALEAGFPPGALNIVTGYGHEAGAALTAHPGIDFATFTGSPEVGVMVQEATAKNHIPCVLELGGKSPQVVFDDVDVEKALPAIVRAITQNAGQTCSAGSRLLVQESIYDSFVAQVAQRFAQVRVGTPEMDLDCGPIVNRKQRDRVQAFIDEAVASGIPVLAQGSLGEGVPADGYFVKPTLFGRVPRDHTLACREVFGPVLSAMPFKDEEDAIALANATEYGLAAGIWTENGGRQARLAQRILSGQVFINCYGAGGGVELPFGGVKKSGHGREKGLLALEEMSTTKTIVHYYK; from the coding sequence ATGACTTCCCCCAAGACCCTATTGATCGACGGCCGCTGGCACGCGGCCCGGGACGGCCAGGCGATCGACGTCATCGATCCCAGCGACGCCAAGGCGTTCACCCGGATCTCGCGCGGCGGCAAGGCCGACATCGACCTCGCCGTGGCGGCCGCGCGCCGCGCGCTCTCCGGCGACTGGGGCCGGCTGACCGCCACCGAACGCGGCCGCCTGCTGGTGCGCCTGGGCGAGCTGATCCTGGCCAATGCCGAAGAGATCGCGCAGCTGGAGGCGCGCGACACCGGCAAGCCGATCACCGTGGCGCGCAACGACGTCAAGGTGGTGGTGCGCTACTTCGAGTTCTACGGCAGCGCCGCCGACAAGATCCACGGCGAGACCATCCCTTACCTGGAAGGCTACAACGTCAGCCTGGTGCGCGTACCGCACGGCGTGACGGCGCACATCATTCCCTGGAACTATCCGGCGCAGATGTTCGGCCGCTCGCTGGCGCCGGCGCTGGCCATGGGCAACGCCACCGTGATGAAGCCTTCGGAAGACGCCTGCCTGTCCGGCATCAAGCTGGGCGAGCTGGCGCTGGAGGCCGGCTTCCCGCCGGGCGCGTTGAACATCGTCACCGGCTACGGCCATGAGGCCGGGGCCGCGCTGACGGCCCATCCCGGCATCGACTTCGCCACCTTCACCGGTTCGCCCGAGGTCGGCGTGATGGTGCAGGAGGCCACCGCCAAGAACCATATCCCTTGCGTGCTGGAGCTGGGCGGCAAGTCGCCGCAGGTCGTGTTCGACGATGTGGATGTCGAGAAGGCGCTGCCGGCGATCGTCAGGGCCATCACCCAGAACGCCGGCCAGACCTGCTCGGCCGGCAGCCGCCTGCTGGTGCAGGAGAGCATCTACGACAGCTTCGTGGCGCAGGTGGCGCAGCGCTTCGCCCAGGTGCGCGTGGGCACGCCGGAGATGGACCTGGATTGCGGCCCCATCGTCAACCGCAAGCAGCGCGACCGGGTGCAGGCCTTCATCGACGAGGCGGTGGCCTCGGGCATCCCGGTGCTGGCGCAGGGCAGCCTGGGCGAGGGCGTGCCGGCCGACGGCTACTTCGTCAAGCCGACCCTGTTCGGCCGCGTGCCGCGCGATCACACGCTGGCTTGCCGCGAAGTCTTCGGCCCGGTGCTTTCAGCCATGCCGTTCAAGGATGAGGAGGACGCCATCGCGCTGGCCAACGCCACCGAATACGGCCTGGCCGCCGGCATCTGGACGGAGAACGGCGGACGCCAGGCGCGGCTGGCGCAGCGCATCCTGTCGGGCCAGGTGTTCATCAATTGCTATGGCGCCGGCGGCGGCGTGGAGCTGCCTTTCGGCGGCGTCAAGAAGAGCGGCCACGGCCGCGAGAAGGGCTTGCTGGCGCTGGAGGAAATGAGCACCACCAAGACCATCGTCCACTATTACAAATAA
- the pdxR gene encoding MocR-like pyridoxine biosynthesis transcription factor PdxR has product MTFRTAMIDSLIHSPLSIAPGAPSRQQQLLARFKDAILRGRLAAGGKLPSSRALCEELQVSRNTVLAVYEQLVAEGYAQADRQGTRVAALALSPAAVKAAPAMVARMANPRQSRRVATMTPTRDAGDRTLPLTPGMPALSRFPINAWLRAQERALRQAPPQVLGYGDPLGEPALREAIAHYLQVARGVRCDASQVVVTEGAQGALSLCVRLFSNPGETAWMEDPGYGGARAAFHAGDLKTLAMPVDAEGIVIAPRLWRRRPARLVHVTPSHQYPSGAVLSLARRLELIAQAREAGSWIIEDDYDSEFRHRGHPVPAMQGLVPDAPVLYVGTFSKTMFPALRIGFLVLPASAGEGARPALAEMLRGGHRLEQLALAEFIAGGQFSRHLGRMRRLYRERQQALREALQAHLDTEHEVLGGDAGLHLAVRLPLRHEDVAISAAARAAGMNVGALSSFSARGRQADCNGLVIGYGNTSQEQFAPLMRRLARIVRATAEDVSAPSPAAATSRRR; this is encoded by the coding sequence ATGACTTTCCGGACCGCCATGATCGACTCGCTCATCCATTCTCCCTTGTCCATCGCGCCCGGCGCGCCCTCGCGCCAGCAGCAGTTGCTGGCGCGTTTCAAGGACGCCATCCTGCGCGGCCGCCTGGCCGCCGGCGGCAAGCTGCCATCCTCGCGCGCGCTGTGCGAGGAGTTGCAGGTGTCGCGCAATACGGTGCTGGCGGTGTATGAGCAACTCGTGGCCGAGGGTTATGCGCAGGCCGATCGCCAGGGCACGCGGGTCGCCGCCCTGGCGCTGTCGCCGGCGGCGGTGAAGGCGGCGCCGGCGATGGTGGCGAGGATGGCAAATCCCAGGCAATCGCGCCGGGTCGCCACCATGACGCCCACGCGCGACGCCGGCGACCGCACGCTGCCGCTCACGCCCGGCATGCCGGCGCTGAGCCGCTTCCCCATCAACGCCTGGCTGCGCGCCCAGGAGCGCGCGCTGAGGCAGGCGCCGCCGCAGGTGCTGGGCTACGGCGATCCGCTGGGCGAGCCGGCCCTGCGCGAGGCGATCGCGCACTACCTGCAGGTGGCGCGCGGCGTGCGCTGCGATGCCTCGCAGGTGGTCGTGACCGAGGGGGCGCAGGGCGCCTTGTCTTTGTGCGTGCGGCTGTTTTCCAATCCGGGCGAGACGGCGTGGATGGAAGACCCGGGCTACGGCGGCGCGCGCGCCGCCTTCCATGCCGGCGACCTGAAGACGCTGGCCATGCCGGTCGACGCGGAAGGCATCGTGATCGCGCCCCGGCTGTGGCGCAGGCGGCCGGCGCGGCTGGTGCACGTGACGCCGTCGCACCAATATCCGAGCGGCGCGGTGCTGTCGCTGGCGCGGCGGCTGGAGCTGATCGCGCAGGCGCGCGAGGCCGGCAGCTGGATCATCGAGGACGACTACGACAGCGAGTTCCGGCACCGCGGCCACCCGGTGCCGGCCATGCAGGGCCTGGTGCCGGACGCGCCGGTGCTGTACGTGGGGACATTCAGCAAGACCATGTTCCCGGCCTTGCGCATCGGTTTCCTGGTGCTGCCGGCCTCGGCCGGCGAGGGCGCCAGGCCGGCGCTGGCGGAGATGCTGCGCGGCGGCCACCGGCTGGAGCAGCTGGCGCTGGCCGAGTTCATCGCCGGCGGGCAATTCTCGCGGCACCTGGGGCGCATGCGGCGCCTGTACCGCGAGCGGCAGCAGGCCTTGCGCGAGGCCTTGCAGGCGCACCTGGATACGGAGCATGAAGTGCTGGGCGGGGATGCCGGGCTGCACCTGGCGGTGCGCTTGCCCTTGCGTCATGAGGACGTCGCCATCAGCGCGGCGGCGCGGGCGGCGGGGATGAACGTGGGCGCGTTGTCTTCGTTTTCGGCAAGGGGCCGGCAGGCCGATTGCAACGGCCTGGTGATCGGTTACGGCAATACGTCGCAAGAGCAGTTCGCGCCGCTGATGCGGCGCCTGGCCCGGATCGTGCGGGCGACGGCCGAGGATGTCAGTGCACCGTCTCCTGCAGCCGCGACTTCACGCAGGAGGTGA